A window from Drosophila subobscura isolate 14011-0131.10 chromosome O, UCBerk_Dsub_1.0, whole genome shotgun sequence encodes these proteins:
- the LOC117897081 gene encoding uncharacterized protein LOC117897081: MEENEETEGQAVRGSSKRFTLSTRSPRYSRYSKAISKFEIPTIDTQSELQLLRLCRRHKLDDIFIGDFNDDEFDNENVYIRKHADPDARDIAHESPSYSKFKQPLQAECLARYAASARKYNRQFKNEISKLIDYQCSALEAAYLVRVTAYTTLWPPYHNETEITNTSRKFYRLTTKEQKRLEKITGMPYSKHF, translated from the exons ATGGAAGAAAATGAAGAGACCGAAGGACAGGCCGTGAGAGGAAGCTCAAAACGGTTCACATTGTCCACACGCTCACCACGCTACTCTCGATATTCAAAAGCTATCTCAAAATTCGAAATTCCCACCATAGATACACAGTCAGAATTGCAACTGCTAAGACTATGTAGGCGCCACAAGCTTGACGACATTTTTATTGGTGACTTTAACGACGATGAATTTGATAATGAAAACGTATATATACGCAAGCATGCAGATCCAGATGCACGTGATATCGCTCATGAGAGTCCCAGCTACAGTAAATTCAAACAACCCCT GCAAGCGGAATGTCTCGCACGATACGCGGCATCTGCAAGGAAATATAATCGTCAATTTAAAAACGAGATCTCCAAACTCATTGACTACCAGTGTTCGGCACTCGAGGCAGCATATCTAGTGCG agtaACGGCGTATACTACTCTTTGGCCACCGTATCACAATGAGACGGAAATAACCAATACATCTCGAAAATTCTATCGTTTgacaacaaaagaacaaaaaaggCTCGAAAAAATTACTGGCATGCCGTATTCGAAACACTTTTAG